A window of Prevotella fusca JCM 17724 genomic DNA:
TATCTCATCATAGAACTCTACGGTAGAGCCGTCCGTCGCCGTCAGTGTTACTTTATTTGCCATTTCCGATTAATATAAGATTGCAATGGTTCTGTCATCATGATTGCCCGGTGACCAGAAGTCGAGCCAGTCCAGGAGCTGGTCTGCAGCCGCCTCATTGTCGTCCGACAGGTCAACAGGATGCTCCTTGTCGTGCAGGAGATTATCCCACAAGGCATCCCATCTTTCGGGATTATTGAGGTTAGCATCCGTCTCAAACATCGGGTCTGACACACCGTCAGTCATGAGGAAGAGCGCCGTGAAGTCGGGTACTATGCAGAAGCGCAGCCGCTGGTAGATGGCTGATGGGTCCCGGAAGATGTCAGGCATGGTGAGGAAACGGGTCTGTCCGGCATACTCTCCCTCATCAGGAACGCCCAGCAGCTTTGCCGTATGCGTTGCACCCTTGTTGTCATAAAGGCAGATGGCACCGTCACCCACCCAGAAAGAAGCGATGAACCAGCCGAAGCTGAACTTCTTGCTGATGGTCAGGAGGAAGGTCGTCGCATAGTCCTTAGCCCGCATATTGGTCTTATCAGCCTCAGCATAGATGGCCTTCTGCGCCTTGTAGGCAGCCGTAGCCACGATCCTGTAGATGTCATCGCCCACATACTTCCGTGCCTGTGCCTCGTCCTCATCCTTGAACATATCGTACTGCTGGATGTTCTCCTCAAACTTCCTGCAGTCGGCGAGCTGGGTGATACAGTGGCTGACAGCCGTCTCACAGGCAATGCGTGACCCCTCACGGGAGAACCTGGCAGAGCCTGCACCATCGGCAACGGCAATGACATACCAGTTGTTCTCCTCATTATGGAAGAGCTTGAAATGGTCGTCACGCGGCTTGCCTTCCTGTGCATGCGAACGTCCCCGCTTGCTTGCAGCCACAATGT
This region includes:
- a CDS encoding PP2C family serine/threonine-protein phosphatase, with translation MMNGLKEMIDGICAGASEQLKNDFISSSISNLWDNFMADRNKMFETMVNDANIYIPNASNKKEYVAEVSFAIDGITRYWIEGLEETGLECKVADDLKSFTISGTPAKAGDFELKLRYLFDGCSPEDVPYRKLLLIVNPDPRDLWKELPVPEDIEYPKEDTQKEFVKVPALDDGTPQKDIVAASKRGRSHAQEGKPRDDHFKLFHNEENNWYVIAVADGAGSARFSREGSRIACETAVSHCITQLADCRKFEENIQQYDMFKDEDEAQARKYVGDDIYRIVATAAYKAQKAIYAEADKTNMRAKDYATTFLLTISKKFSFGWFIASFWVGDGAICLYDNKGATHTAKLLGVPDEGEYAGQTRFLTMPDIFRDPSAIYQRLRFCIVPDFTALFLMTDGVSDPMFETDANLNNPERWDALWDNLLHDKEHPVDLSDDNEAAADQLLDWLDFWSPGNHDDRTIAILY